The following is a genomic window from Pseudothermotoga thermarum DSM 5069.
AACCTCGCAGTTTGTGGCCGATTATCTTGAAAAATTGGGATTGGAGGTCAAAAGAAACGTTGCCAAAACAGGTGTTGTAGCTGTGTTGAGAGGTGCAAAAAAGGGAAAAACGGTACTTTTAAGAGCCGACATGGATGCGCTTCCATTGCAAGAACTTAACGAGGTTCCTTATAGATCAAAGATCGATGGAGCAATGCACGCATGTGGTCACGATGCTCACACCGCCATTTTACTTGTTGCGGCAAAAATTTTGAAAGATCACGCGAGTGAAATACAAGGTAATGTGGTTTTTGTTTTTCAACCTTCCGAAGAAAAATTTCCTCCCGGTGGAGCTTTGCCGATGATTGAAGAAGGAGTTTTGGATGATCCGAAAGTGGATTATGCCTTTGGAATACACGTTTGGAATGCTTTGGAATGTGGAAAGATCGGTGTTAGACCTGGTCCAATGATGGCTTGTGCCGACGAATTTAAAATAGTTCTTGTGGGAAAGGGGGGACATGGAGCCACTCCTCATGTTTGCAACGATCCAATAGTTGGAGCCTGCAACTTGGTTATGGCTTTACAAACAATTGTGAGCAGAAGAGTAGATCCACTTGACAGCGCGGTTGTAACCGTTGGAAAAGTCGAATCTGGAACGGCTTTCAACATAATTCCAGAACATGCCGTAATGGAAGGAACGGTACGAGCTTTAAAAGAAGAAACGAGATTGTTGGTCAAAAAAGAGATTCAACACTTAGTCAAAAAGATTGCCGATGCACACCACTTGAAAGCTGAAATAGATTACAAAGACGGCACACCACCGCTTGTGAACGACGAAAAAATGACGCAGTTTGTCGCAAAGGTGGCTGAAAAGGTCGTGGGTAAGAAAAACGTGGTTTTAGTTCCACCAACTATGGGTGGGGAAGATTTTTCGTTCTTTTTGCAAAAAGTTCCTGGTTGTTTTTATCTACTTGGCTCTGCCAACAAAAAGAAGGGATTGGATAAGCCCCATCATTCACCGTATTTCGACATAGACGAAGACTGCTTACCCATAGGTGTAGAAATGCACGTTCAAGTAGTGAAAAATTTACTTTGCAAAGTATGATTGCAATAGTTAAAGTTTTAGAAGCTTTTGTTCTTCCACCAGGCTTGTTTGTAACCATAATGGTTGCATTAGGCTTTAAGGTTTACAAGCTGAAGAAATCTTTGGCAATGGTTTTGTTTTTCACAGGCGTTTTGTTTTATGTATTGAGCAGTGCCGTGGGGATTTTGATTTTTGTTCAGCCGCTTGAGAAAGAATTCAGCTGGGTTGAACCTTTTGAACCAGACGCGGTGGTGGTTTTTGGAGGAGGAGTTATAAAAACTCCAAGCGGTTATCAACTTGGTCCAAACAGCGTTTTTAGAATGCTTACAGGTATAAATCTTGCAACAAAATACCAAGTTCCTTTGATAGTTTCAGGGGGATACATACCTGGAACGAAAAAGATTCCAGAAGCTGTTGTTATGAAAGATTTTGCAAAAAATTATATGCCCGAACAAATGATCGTTGTAGAACCTGCCGCGCAGAATACAAGACAAAATGCAAAGTACACCGAACAAATAGCAGAAAAATACGGTTTCAAGCGATTGTATTTGGTCACATCCGCCGTTCATCTGAAAAGATCAATTTTATCTTTCAAGAAAACCACGCTTGAGATAGCACCGTATCCTGCAAACTATCTTTACGATTACAGCATAGGTTGGATTGACTTGCTACCGAATAAAGATGCTTTGAATGCCAACCTTTCTGCAATTCACGAACTTGTTGGAATGATTTATTACAAGCTTCTTGAGCTTTAAAAGCTTGTTTCAACCATTATGCATCTTCCCATTGCATACTGAATATTCCGGCTTTTTAGAAAATTTTCTATTTCCTTGGAACCAGCTCCTGGTTGGAACCAAAATCTTCTAAAACCAAGTTCAACTGCTTTTTGGACTTCTTGAAATCCCTGATCTGGGGGTATGACGAAAACCAAAAGTTCAACTTCTTTTGGAAGCTCTTCCAAAGATTTGAAACACTTCATACCTTCTATTTCGTCGGCGTATGCGTTGACTGGATAAACTTCGAAACCTTTTGAGGCAAGGTCTCTAACTATTTTGTTGCCGTATTTTTCTCTGTTTCTACTGGCTCCTATGACTGCTATTTTTTTAAACTCTTTTGGGTTCATGCAAACACCTCCTTTCTCAAGTTATTATAATATTGCAACCGCACAATTCTTTTTCCTTGTGTTGTGTTTGAAAAATTAACTTTTATTAAACGCTCACAGGCAAAAAAGATGTGGTACAATGACATTTGGAATATAAAAGCATTTAGTAGATTTATTTTGAATATAATACAAAATTTAACAAAGAAGGAGGTTTGAAAAATGGGAATTAGGTTCAAAGTAGTCGGGATATTGCTGGTCTTAGTTGTTTTAACAGCGGTTGTGCTGACAACTATAAATATTCTTCAATCTCGAAAGCAACTGTTAAATTTTGCAATAGATGCTCTAAAACAAAAAGCTGAAAAAGAGGCTGTCGTGTTGGGAAATTGGATTGAATCGAAAATTTCCCTTTTGAATACTATTGCTCCAGATTTTCAAGCATATGTAGTTATAGATACTTTGTTCCAACGTCTTATGATGGTTTCACTTTTGAGCGGAAAACGCAAAAATTTTGAGGTGGCAGATTTCACAGATTGGTTTGTGGTTAATTCTCAAGGAAAAGCCTTTTCATCAAGTGACTTAGAACTTGATTTGTCGCAAAAAGATTTCTTCAAGGCTATTTTTGAAAGAGGAGCGACTCACTATGTGGCTCCAATCGATTGGCAAGGTGAAAGATCTATAGTGTTTGCAGTGATGATTCCTTCCGATGAAGGAGGAGCGGCTGGTATCCTTGGAGCAGTTCTTCCACAGAAAGCTTTACAAGATGTAATTTCCCCCATCAAATATGGAAAAACAGGATATGCATATGTATGTGATCTTTCAGGTAGAATAATCGCCCATCCGAATGAGAAATATGTTTCAAAAAAGCTGAGTGAAATAGATTCAGCTCTAAAAGGTCTTGAAGAAGAAGTTTCAAAGGCAAAAGTTTCACATTATTCGTATACCCTTGATAAAGCTAAAAGAATGGTTGCCATGGCGCCGATTAAGAACGCAGACTGGATGCTGAATATTGCGGTTTTGGAATCAGAATTGAACGAGCCGTTTATCGAATCTCTCAGAAATAGCTTTCTTGCAACTGCAGCGGCAATCGTCGTAAGCGTTTTGATAGGTTTTATCTTTGGAAGAAGGTTGACAAAGCCAATAGTAAATCTTGCAGAGTTTTCAAGGGGAATAGCTTCAGGTGATCTAACCAAAACGATTTCCGTTCAAAGCAAAGACGAGGTTGGTCAGCTATCAAAAGCTTTTGAAAGTTTGGTTCACGATTTGAAAGACAGCGTTTCAAAAATACTTGGGCTTGGAAAGACTGCGAACGAATTTGCTGGAAAATTGAAAGACAACATAGAAAAAAGCACAGAACTTTCAGATAAGATAAACAACTTGGCCAGCGATGCTCGCAGAATGCTTGAAGAAATTTCAGAATCTGCAGGCGAAGTCAACAGTGGTATTGAGGAAATATCTTCCGGTGCTGAAAACGTTGCCAAGAATGCCGCAAAACTTTCGGAAAAGGCTGAGGAACTTAGAACTAAAGGTCAAAAAACCTCTTCTTCAATACAAAAGCTTGCGGAAAATATAAACGCTATGTCAAAAACAACTGAAGAAACCGTGACAACGATGGAAAAACTCGTTCAAATGTCGCAAAGAATCGAAACTATCACAAACACCATATCCAATATAGCCGAGCAGACCAACTTGCTTGCTCTCAACGCCGCCATAGAAGCTGCAAGGGCTGGTGAAGCCGGAAGAGGATTTGCCGTTGTTGCCGACGAAATAAGAAAGCTTGCAGAAGAAAGCAGAAGGTCAACCCAAAGCATTTCCGAGACCTTAAAAGAAATAAGGGATTTAACAGCTGTTGTTGCCAAAGGCGGAGAATACGTAGCAGGAGAGCTTAAGAATGTGATTAAAATCATGAACGAAGCCGTTCAAAATATCATCGAAATGGTTGAAGAAGTTAGCAAATTCTCTTCGCTTACAAATGATTTGGCCGCCACAAGTGAAGAGCAAAGTGGGGCTGTTCAAGAAATATCAGCCGCTATGGACAAAATAGTGCGCAACATGGAGGTTTTAAAACAATCGTTTGTCGAGGTTTCAACGGCTATAGAACAACAAGTGAATGAGACGAAAGGTCTAACAAATGCGGTGGATGAGCTCAACCAAATTGTTAAAGATTTGCAGCAGTTAGCTTCGAAGTACAAGCTTTGATGGTTGAAATAGCTTTTCAACTTTAAAAGTCACACTTCAGGCCATCCAGCTCTCTTCAATGAGTAGTTGGATGGCTTTAATTTTGATATTATGATAGAATCAATTGTGACAACTGTGACAACACGGCAAAAAGGAGGAAAAAACGTGAGAATAATACTCGATTGCGATCCGGGGCACGATGATGCTTTTGCAATATTGCTTGCAGCGTCGAGCAAAGAGATAGAACTTCTTGGTGTAACTACAGTTGCTGGCAATTCGACACTTTTTAACACTTCTCGTAACGCAAGGATAGTTCTTGATATGTTCGATATCGATGTTCCGGTTTATCCAGGTTGTGCAAAACCTATTTTGCGTGAGCTTGTAACTGCCCCGGAGATTCATGGTAGCACCGGACTTGATGGAGCCCAGCTTCCCCAACCAAAAAGGAGTATAGAGAGTCTTCATGCAGTTGACTTTATCGCTCAAATGTTGGAAAAATACGATGATGTTGTATTGGTTCCAACTGGTCCACTCACAAATGTTGCGCTTTTTATGTTGAAATACCCTCATCTTGTCAAAAAAATATCCTCTATTGTGCTCATGGGCGGGGGAATAGCGTTTGGAAACATTACTCCAGTTGCTGAATTTAACATTTTTGTTGACCCCGAGGCAGCCAAGATCGTTTTCAACTCTGGTGTACCGATTGTTATGGCTCCGCTAGATTTGACACATCAGATAATTGCGACAGACAGAGAAGTTGAACGTTTAAGAAAAATGGGTGATAAATTCAACATCTTGGCTGACCTGTTGACATTTTTCAAATCAACTTATAGAAATATTTTTGGAATAGAAGGAGTACCGTTGCACGACCCTGCTACGATCATGTACCTTGTAAGACCGGATATCTTTGAGTTTGATGATTATTATGTGGATGTGGAAACCAAAGGTGAACTCACGTGTGGACAAACTGTTGTTGATATTTGGAAAAGAAGCGGTAAAAGACCGAACGCAAGGGTTTTAACAAAAGTTAATCGAGGAAAATTTTTTGAGATCTTCTTTGAAAAAATCTCTCAGCTGAGGGGGTAATTGCTGTGGAAGATCCAAGATATCACATAAGAGTAGAACCAGATGCGATAGGAAAATATGTAATAGTCGTTGGAGACCGAGGCAGAGTTGAAAGGGTCGCAAAATATTTGGAGAATCCAACAAAAGTGGGAGAAAACAGAGAGTATTTAACTTACACAGGATATTTACTTGGGGAAAAAGTTAGTGTTATGTCAACTGGAATGGGTGCACCAGCAATGGCAATAGGCATTGAAGAACTTGCCACAACCAATGCCAAAGTT
Proteins encoded in this region:
- a CDS encoding YdcF family protein — encoded protein: MIAIVKVLEAFVLPPGLFVTIMVALGFKVYKLKKSLAMVLFFTGVLFYVLSSAVGILIFVQPLEKEFSWVEPFEPDAVVVFGGGVIKTPSGYQLGPNSVFRMLTGINLATKYQVPLIVSGGYIPGTKKIPEAVVMKDFAKNYMPEQMIVVEPAAQNTRQNAKYTEQIAEKYGFKRLYLVTSAVHLKRSILSFKKTTLEIAPYPANYLYDYSIGWIDLLPNKDALNANLSAIHELVGMIYYKLLEL
- a CDS encoding M20 metallopeptidase family protein is translated as MLSNETLALKDEVVELRRHFHMYPEIGFDLYKTSQFVADYLEKLGLEVKRNVAKTGVVAVLRGAKKGKTVLLRADMDALPLQELNEVPYRSKIDGAMHACGHDAHTAILLVAAKILKDHASEIQGNVVFVFQPSEEKFPPGGALPMIEEGVLDDPKVDYAFGIHVWNALECGKIGVRPGPMMACADEFKIVLVGKGGHGATPHVCNDPIVGACNLVMALQTIVSRRVDPLDSAVVTVGKVESGTAFNIIPEHAVMEGTVRALKEETRLLVKKEIQHLVKKIADAHHLKAEIDYKDGTPPLVNDEKMTQFVAKVAEKVVGKKNVVLVPPTMGGEDFSFFLQKVPGCFYLLGSANKKKGLDKPHHSPYFDIDEDCLPIGVEMHVQVVKNLLCKV
- a CDS encoding CoA-binding protein, which produces MNPKEFKKIAVIGASRNREKYGNKIVRDLASKGFEVYPVNAYADEIEGMKCFKSLEELPKEVELLVFVIPPDQGFQEVQKAVELGFRRFWFQPGAGSKEIENFLKSRNIQYAMGRCIMVETSF
- a CDS encoding methyl-accepting chemotaxis protein, giving the protein MGIRFKVVGILLVLVVLTAVVLTTINILQSRKQLLNFAIDALKQKAEKEAVVLGNWIESKISLLNTIAPDFQAYVVIDTLFQRLMMVSLLSGKRKNFEVADFTDWFVVNSQGKAFSSSDLELDLSQKDFFKAIFERGATHYVAPIDWQGERSIVFAVMIPSDEGGAAGILGAVLPQKALQDVISPIKYGKTGYAYVCDLSGRIIAHPNEKYVSKKLSEIDSALKGLEEEVSKAKVSHYSYTLDKAKRMVAMAPIKNADWMLNIAVLESELNEPFIESLRNSFLATAAAIVVSVLIGFIFGRRLTKPIVNLAEFSRGIASGDLTKTISVQSKDEVGQLSKAFESLVHDLKDSVSKILGLGKTANEFAGKLKDNIEKSTELSDKINNLASDARRMLEEISESAGEVNSGIEEISSGAENVAKNAAKLSEKAEELRTKGQKTSSSIQKLAENINAMSKTTEETVTTMEKLVQMSQRIETITNTISNIAEQTNLLALNAAIEAARAGEAGRGFAVVADEIRKLAEESRRSTQSISETLKEIRDLTAVVAKGGEYVAGELKNVIKIMNEAVQNIIEMVEEVSKFSSLTNDLAATSEEQSGAVQEISAAMDKIVRNMEVLKQSFVEVSTAIEQQVNETKGLTNAVDELNQIVKDLQQLASKYKL
- a CDS encoding nucleoside hydrolase; its protein translation is MRIILDCDPGHDDAFAILLAASSKEIELLGVTTVAGNSTLFNTSRNARIVLDMFDIDVPVYPGCAKPILRELVTAPEIHGSTGLDGAQLPQPKRSIESLHAVDFIAQMLEKYDDVVLVPTGPLTNVALFMLKYPHLVKKISSIVLMGGGIAFGNITPVAEFNIFVDPEAAKIVFNSGVPIVMAPLDLTHQIIATDREVERLRKMGDKFNILADLLTFFKSTYRNIFGIEGVPLHDPATIMYLVRPDIFEFDDYYVDVETKGELTCGQTVVDIWKRSGKRPNARVLTKVNRGKFFEIFFEKISQLRG